A single genomic interval of Macadamia integrifolia cultivar HAES 741 chromosome 6, SCU_Mint_v3, whole genome shotgun sequence harbors:
- the LOC122081376 gene encoding aquaporin PIP1-3 isoform X2 produces MEGKEEDVKLGANKYSERQPIGTSAQTDKDYKEPPPAPLFEAGELQSWSFWRAGIAEFIATFLFLYITVLTVMGVQRSPNKCASVGIQGIAWAFGGMIFALVYCTAGISGGHINPAVTFGLFLARKLSLTRALFYIVMQCLGAICGAGVVKGFEKSNYKMLGGGANVVNHGYTKGDGLGAEIVGTFVLVYTVFSATDAKRSARDSHVPLLAPLPIGFAVFLVHLATIPITGTGINPARSLGAAIIYNKDHAWDDHWIFWVGPFIGAALAAVYHQVIIRAIPFKSRA; encoded by the exons atggagGGCAAGGAGGAAGATGTGAAGCTTGGAGCAAACAAGTACTCAGAGAGGCAGCCCATAGGGACTTCAGCACAGACAGACAAGGACTACAAGGAGCCACCCCCCGCTCCTCTGTTTGAGGCAGGGGAGCTGCAATCATGGTCTTTCTGGAGAGCTGGAATCGCAGAGTTCATTGCCACTTTCCTTTTCCTATACATCACCGTCTTGACTGTCATGGGTGTGCAGAGGTCTCCTAACAAGTGTGCTTCTGTGGGTATTCAAGGTATTGCTTGGGCCTTTGGGGGTATGATCTTTGCCCTCGTCTACTGTACTGCCGGCATCTCAG GAGGACACATTAACCCAGCAGTGACCTTCGGTTTGTTCTTGGCAAGGAAGTTGTCTCTGACCAGGGCATTGTTCTACATAGTGATGCAATGCCTTGGGGCGATCTGTGGTGCTGGTGTTGTGAAGGGTTTCGAGAAGTCCAATTACAAGATGTTGGGTGGTGGAGCCAACGTCGTCAACCATGGTTACACCAAGGGCGATGGTCTTGGTGCTGAGATCGTGGGAACCTTCGTCCTTGTTTACACTGTCTTCTCTGCAACTGACGCCAAGAGAAGCGCCCGTGACTCTCACGTCCCT CTATTGGCTCCGCTGCCAATAGGGTTCGCAGTGTTCTTGGTTCACTTGGCAACCATCCCAATCACAGGAACAGGAATCAACCCAGCGAGGAGTCTTGGAGCAGCCATCATCTACAACAAAGATCATGCCTGGGATGACCACTGGATCTTCTGGGTGGGTCCCTTCATTGGAGCTGCACTTGCTGCTGTGTATCACCAGGTCATCATCAGGGCCATTCCATTCAAGTCCAGGGCCTAA
- the LOC122081376 gene encoding aquaporin PIP1-3 isoform X1, whose translation MEGKEEDVKLGANKYSERQPIGTSAQTDKDYKEPPPAPLFEAGELQSWSFWRAGIAEFIATFLFLYITVLTVMGVQRSPNKCASVGIQGIAWAFGGMIFALVYCTAGISGGHINPAVTFGLFLARKLSLTRALFYIVMQCLGAICGAGVVKGFEKSNYKMLGGGANVVNHGYTKGDGLGAEIVGTFVLVYTVFSATDAKRSARDSHVPILAPLPIGFAVFLVHLATIPITGTGINPARSLGAAIIYNKDHAWDDHWIFWVGPFIGAALAAVYHQVIIRAIPFKSRA comes from the exons atggagGGCAAGGAGGAAGATGTGAAGCTTGGAGCAAACAAGTACTCAGAGAGGCAGCCCATAGGGACTTCAGCACAGACAGACAAGGACTACAAGGAGCCACCCCCCGCTCCTCTGTTTGAGGCAGGGGAGCTGCAATCATGGTCTTTCTGGAGAGCTGGAATCGCAGAGTTCATTGCCACTTTCCTTTTCCTATACATCACCGTCTTGACTGTCATGGGTGTGCAGAGGTCTCCTAACAAGTGTGCTTCTGTGGGTATTCAAGGTATTGCTTGGGCCTTTGGGGGTATGATCTTTGCCCTCGTCTACTGTACTGCCGGCATCTCAG GAGGACACATTAACCCAGCAGTGACCTTCGGTTTGTTCTTGGCAAGGAAGTTGTCTCTGACCAGGGCATTGTTCTACATAGTGATGCAATGCCTTGGGGCGATCTGTGGTGCTGGTGTTGTGAAGGGTTTCGAGAAGTCCAATTACAAGATGTTGGGTGGTGGAGCCAACGTCGTCAACCATGGTTACACCAAGGGCGATGGTCTTGGTGCTGAGATCGTGGGAACCTTCGTCCTTGTTTACACTGTCTTCTCTGCAACTGACGCCAAGAGAAGCGCCCGTGACTCTCACGTCCCT ATATTGGCTCCGCTGCCAATAGGGTTCGCAGTGTTCTTGGTTCACTTGGCAACCATCCCAATCACAGGAACAGGAATCAACCCAGCGAGGAGTCTTGGAGCAGCCATCATCTACAACAAAGATCATGCCTGGGATGACCACTGGATCTTCTGGGTGGGTCCCTTCATTGGAGCTGCACTTGCTGCTGTGTATCACCAGGTCATCATCAGGGCCATTCCATTCAAGTCCAGGGCCTAA